From the genome of Streptomyces sp. NBC_01260, one region includes:
- a CDS encoding pyridoxamine 5'-phosphate oxidase family protein has product MTKQKPARSREQRKQDVLDRLEKDEDAWVSTASPDGVPTLVPLSFVWDRGTLLMATRRTNPTAVNVTPAGHARIAVGHTRDVVLIEATAEVIEGADLATQSGDAFASKLNWDLRGRQAWVYLRFTPTAVKAWREENELAGRELMAEGRWLD; this is encoded by the coding sequence ATGACGAAGCAGAAGCCGGCCCGCAGCCGGGAGCAGCGCAAGCAGGATGTGCTCGATCGCCTGGAGAAGGACGAGGACGCCTGGGTGTCCACCGCCTCGCCGGACGGGGTGCCGACCCTGGTGCCGCTGTCGTTCGTATGGGACCGGGGGACGCTGCTCATGGCCACCCGGCGCACCAACCCCACCGCGGTCAACGTGACACCGGCCGGGCACGCCCGGATCGCCGTGGGCCACACCCGTGATGTGGTCCTCATCGAGGCCACGGCCGAGGTGATCGAGGGGGCGGACCTCGCCACTCAGTCGGGCGACGCCTTCGCCTCCAAGCTCAACTGGGACCTGCGGGGCCGTCAGGCCTGGGTGTACCTGCGCTTCACTCCGACCGCGGTCAAGGCGTGGCGGGAGGAGAACGAGCTGGCCGGCCGCGAACTGATGGCCGAAGGACGGTGGCTGGACTGA